In the Streptomyces formicae genome, one interval contains:
- the pstB gene encoding phosphate ABC transporter ATP-binding protein PstB, giving the protein MAKRIDVSGLTAFYGSHKAIDDISMTVEPRSVTAFIGPSGCGKSTFLRTLNRMHEVTPGGRVEGKVLLDDEDLYGNGVDPVAVRRTIGMVFQRPNPFPTMSIFDNVAAGLKLNGSYKKSELGDIVEKSLKGANLWNEVKDRLNKPGSGLSGGQQQRLCIARAIAVEPQVLLMDEPCSALDPISTLAIEDLIGELKERFTIVIVTHNMQQAARVSDRTAFFNLSAVGQPGKLIEIDDTERIFSNPSVQATEDYISGRFG; this is encoded by the coding sequence ATGGCCAAGCGAATCGACGTATCGGGCCTGACCGCCTTCTACGGTTCCCACAAGGCGATCGACGACATCTCCATGACCGTCGAGCCGCGCTCCGTGACCGCCTTCATCGGCCCGTCCGGCTGCGGCAAGTCCACCTTCCTGCGCACCCTGAACCGCATGCACGAGGTCACCCCGGGCGGCCGCGTCGAGGGCAAGGTGCTCCTGGACGACGAGGACCTGTACGGCAACGGCGTGGACCCGGTGGCCGTGCGCCGCACGATCGGCATGGTCTTCCAGCGCCCGAACCCCTTCCCCACGATGTCGATCTTCGACAACGTCGCCGCGGGCCTCAAGCTCAACGGCTCGTACAAGAAGTCCGAGCTGGGCGACATCGTCGAGAAGTCCCTCAAGGGCGCGAACCTCTGGAACGAGGTCAAGGACCGCCTCAACAAGCCGGGCTCCGGCCTCTCCGGCGGTCAGCAGCAGCGCCTGTGCATCGCCCGGGCGATCGCGGTCGAGCCCCAGGTCCTCCTGATGGACGAGCCCTGCTCGGCCCTCGACCCGATCTCCACCCTCGCCATCGAGGACCTGATCGGCGAGCTCAAGGAGCGCTTCACGATCGTCATCGTGACGCACAACATGCAGCAGGCCGCCCGCGTCTCGGACCGCACGGCCTTCTTCAACCTCTCCGCGGTCGGCCAGCCCGGCAAGCTCATCGAGATCGACGACACGGAGCGCATCTTCTCCAACCC